A portion of the Edaphobacter lichenicola genome contains these proteins:
- a CDS encoding efflux RND transporter periplasmic adaptor subunit, whose protein sequence is MARIQTIRTHTLIVILFSAFLSLETGCKKTEELPTPEVTVQAVHPEVGSISEQIAADATLAPLAQAAIAPKVTAPVRKFYVQRGSHVKAGQLLASLESSDLEAAAMDNKGAYRSAQAVYETTTRATALEDYTKAQLDLTQAKATLDLNQSIVAARSQLLAQGAIPGRDLDTAKATLVQSQAAYDIAKQHFDAVQQVSREASLENARGQLASAKGKYLGAQAQLSYTEIRSPIDGVITDRPLFAGETAGAGMPVITVMDTSALLAKLHIAQVQAQQLTLGAAAEITVPGITDPVAAKVSLISPALDPGSTTVEVWLRVENPKGLFRAGTSVHAVITGRTAANATLIPTEAVQTAADGTTKSVMVIAADGSAHKRPVVLGIQTATTVQVLSGLTTTDSVITTGAYGLEDGTKVKVGAPDADKPDSSNTVDKPGAAKKADQ, encoded by the coding sequence ATGGCCCGTATCCAAACAATTAGAACCCATACGCTGATCGTGATTTTATTCAGTGCCTTCCTCTCTCTCGAAACGGGATGCAAGAAGACAGAAGAATTACCGACGCCAGAGGTTACGGTACAGGCCGTTCATCCTGAGGTCGGCAGCATCTCCGAGCAGATTGCAGCCGACGCTACGCTCGCTCCACTTGCTCAGGCGGCTATTGCGCCCAAAGTTACAGCTCCGGTCAGGAAGTTTTACGTGCAACGAGGATCGCACGTGAAAGCGGGTCAGCTGCTGGCAAGCTTAGAGAGTAGTGACCTTGAAGCCGCTGCGATGGATAACAAAGGCGCATACCGCTCTGCTCAAGCCGTCTATGAGACGACAACACGAGCGACTGCTCTTGAGGACTACACAAAAGCGCAGTTAGATTTGACCCAGGCTAAAGCCACGCTTGATCTTAACCAAAGCATTGTGGCGGCGCGAAGCCAGCTGCTCGCCCAAGGGGCGATCCCAGGAAGGGATCTCGATACTGCGAAGGCGACTCTTGTGCAATCGCAAGCCGCTTACGATATCGCCAAGCAACATTTTGACGCTGTTCAGCAAGTGAGCCGCGAAGCTTCGTTAGAGAATGCTCGAGGACAACTCGCTTCTGCTAAAGGGAAGTATCTCGGCGCCCAGGCACAGCTGAGCTACACCGAGATACGAAGTCCGATCGACGGAGTGATTACAGATCGCCCCTTGTTTGCAGGCGAAACTGCTGGAGCGGGGATGCCAGTCATCACCGTAATGGACACGTCTGCCCTTCTTGCCAAACTTCACATCGCCCAGGTGCAGGCACAGCAACTAACTCTGGGGGCCGCTGCAGAGATTACCGTTCCTGGTATTACAGATCCTGTCGCGGCCAAAGTGTCGCTTATTAGTCCGGCACTTGATCCAGGCAGTACGACGGTTGAAGTGTGGCTCCGAGTCGAAAATCCGAAAGGGCTTTTTAGGGCAGGTACATCCGTGCATGCTGTCATCACAGGACGCACCGCTGCTAACGCTACGCTAATTCCCACAGAAGCCGTTCAAACGGCAGCGGACGGAACGACAAAGTCTGTCATGGTGATCGCCGCGGATGGATCTGCGCATAAGCGCCCGGTTGTACTTGGCATTCAGACAGCTACGACTGTTCAAGTGCTTAGCGGTCTCACAACTACCGATAGCGTGATAACTACCGGAGCTTATGGATTAGAAGATGGGACAAAGGTAAAGGTCGGAGCACCCGACGCTGACAAGCCTGATTCTTCCAACACTGTCGACAAGCCAGGAGCTGCAAAGAAGGCTGATCAGTGA
- a CDS encoding TolC family protein, which produces MPSPTAASQAVAPVTITLDEAILRARSNEPGFAAAVAASRVSNLDRSIARSALLPSVVYHNQFIYTQPADGATGSNNASATSSTTGSSPRFIANNAVHEYVSQGSVSETIGLQQITAVSRASAVAAVASAELEIARRGLVSAVVGLFYGSLAADHKLAVAQRASQEASSFTLLTEQRETAREAAHADVVKAQLQQQQRERDVADATLQVQRSRLELAVLLFPDPRAPFALSVPATPASLTSRAEVETAATHLNPELQSAISSLRVSSLDVNAARAAYLPDLSLNFAYGIDAAQFAARGSDGSHNLGYSATATLDIPVWDWLSTQHKIRQAQILRDVAKTTLSATQRHLIAQLDESYAEASVARDQLQSLELSAETARESLRLTRLRYTAGEATVFEVVDAQNSLTSAELAREDGITRYQTALANLQILTGTI; this is translated from the coding sequence GTGCCGTCTCCGACCGCAGCATCACAGGCTGTCGCACCCGTAACCATCACTTTGGATGAAGCAATATTACGTGCTCGAAGCAACGAGCCTGGATTCGCAGCAGCTGTTGCCGCAAGTCGCGTGAGTAATCTAGACCGCTCCATTGCGCGTTCGGCGTTACTTCCAAGTGTTGTTTACCACAACCAATTTATTTATACGCAACCGGCGGATGGGGCGACTGGATCCAATAATGCAAGCGCCACTTCATCTACTACAGGTTCAAGTCCACGATTCATCGCCAATAACGCTGTGCATGAGTACGTCAGCCAAGGCAGCGTCAGCGAAACCATCGGTCTTCAGCAGATTACAGCTGTATCACGCGCCTCAGCCGTAGCTGCTGTAGCTTCAGCCGAATTGGAGATAGCTCGGCGAGGACTGGTGTCCGCCGTAGTTGGACTATTCTATGGTTCCCTTGCTGCAGACCATAAGCTAGCCGTTGCTCAAAGAGCTTCGCAGGAAGCATCAAGTTTCACTCTGCTTACCGAGCAAAGAGAGACTGCTCGTGAAGCTGCTCACGCGGACGTTGTCAAAGCTCAACTACAACAGCAACAACGCGAGCGGGATGTTGCGGATGCGACGCTGCAGGTTCAACGATCGCGGCTTGAACTCGCAGTTCTGCTATTTCCCGATCCGCGGGCACCCTTCGCACTTAGCGTACCGGCCACCCCGGCATCTCTCACAAGCCGAGCCGAGGTCGAAACGGCAGCTACCCATTTGAACCCTGAACTCCAGAGTGCAATAAGCTCTCTTCGTGTCAGCAGTCTTGACGTGAACGCGGCTCGCGCTGCCTACCTGCCCGATCTCAGCCTCAACTTTGCTTATGGTATCGACGCCGCGCAGTTTGCGGCGCGCGGAAGCGATGGCTCACACAACTTAGGCTACTCGGCTACAGCTACACTTGATATCCCAGTCTGGGATTGGCTTTCAACCCAACACAAGATCCGACAAGCACAGATCTTGCGTGATGTCGCCAAGACGACACTATCCGCTACTCAACGCCATCTCATCGCTCAACTCGATGAGTCGTACGCTGAAGCCTCCGTTGCCCGAGATCAACTTCAATCGCTTGAACTAAGCGCCGAAACCGCCAGAGAAAGCTTACGTTTGACACGGCTACGTTATACGGCCGGCGAAGCGACTGTGTTCGAAGTTGTGGATGCGCAAAACTCGCTCACCAGCGCTGAGCTTGCGCGTGAAGATGGCATCACCCGCTACCAAACTGCGCTCGCCAATTTACAGATCCTGACAGGAACGATCTAA
- a CDS encoding YncE family protein, protein MTTKKICALFGRLFVAGTTLVALNHNQATAQKVFSVQTKWVVGGVGGWDYLSVDPSAPRLYITHGTRVDVLDTNSGTSVGNISGLKGTHGVAFDDAGKFGYISDGGANAVVVFDRTSLEKIASIPAGTNPDGIVFEPRTKTVWAFNGRSANVTVIDTIKRVAIATISLPGKPEFPTVDGSGTVYVNIEDKNEIVRLDAFTDKATDTWPLTGCDSPSGMAIDVPGHRLFSVCDGKKMIVTDSKSGKFIASPSIGDGPDAAAYDDARKLAFSSNGDGTLTIVDAGERNYPVLQSLPTQKGARTMAFDRRNGRIYLVSAEFGPRPAATSDNSRPRPSVIADTFTVLVVGRD, encoded by the coding sequence ATGACTACAAAGAAAATTTGCGCACTATTTGGAAGACTCTTTGTCGCCGGGACAACCCTGGTTGCTTTGAACCACAATCAGGCAACAGCCCAAAAGGTATTCAGCGTTCAAACCAAATGGGTGGTCGGAGGCGTGGGAGGTTGGGACTACCTGTCCGTTGATCCGAGCGCACCTCGGCTGTACATCACGCACGGCACTCGCGTGGATGTTTTAGATACAAATAGCGGAACGTCCGTTGGCAACATCTCCGGATTGAAAGGAACTCATGGAGTTGCGTTCGATGATGCCGGCAAGTTTGGTTATATCTCCGACGGTGGCGCGAATGCCGTAGTCGTCTTCGATCGCACGTCTTTGGAAAAGATAGCTTCAATTCCCGCTGGCACGAATCCGGACGGCATCGTTTTTGAGCCACGCACAAAAACGGTGTGGGCATTCAATGGACGTAGTGCAAATGTAACCGTTATCGATACAATAAAGCGCGTCGCCATTGCGACAATCTCTCTGCCAGGGAAGCCGGAGTTCCCGACCGTCGATGGTAGTGGGACAGTGTATGTAAATATTGAGGACAAGAATGAGATTGTGCGGCTTGACGCTTTTACTGACAAGGCGACGGACACGTGGCCGCTCACCGGATGCGACTCGCCCTCCGGGATGGCGATCGACGTTCCCGGGCATCGCCTATTTTCAGTATGTGACGGGAAAAAGATGATCGTCACTGACTCTAAATCCGGTAAATTTATCGCTTCGCCAAGTATCGGAGACGGTCCTGATGCGGCCGCTTACGATGATGCCCGCAAATTAGCGTTTTCATCGAATGGAGACGGAACTCTAACTATCGTCGACGCCGGTGAGCGCAATTACCCTGTTCTGCAGTCTCTCCCGACGCAGAAGGGCGCTCGCACCATGGCATTTGATCGGAGAAATGGCCGGATCTATCTGGTCAGCGCAGAGTTTGGACCGAGACCCGCCGCCACTTCCGATAATTCGCGCCCACGTCCCTCAGTTATCGCCGACACCTTCACGGTGCTTGTGGTCGGACGCGACTAG
- a CDS encoding sensor histidine kinase, producing the protein MLDGTEINLPSEDIYEVWDENGRVLGHSPGWEAPPGSNMFDTQPKQFERIRVGGERYRTIRINGLRIVDPGEKSGGVKRRVTIVYGAPTRHVWEAVQNAFLFYGITSLFLVVITGLGMSWLLRRGLAPLDELAKQASGLSVHSWQFSPSARIRDTTELAPLATALETAMKGLERSFTQQRQFVNDAAHELKTAVAVIKSSVQLLNMKPRSVEEYHAGLERCQTDCQRMEGIVAKMLTLARVESSPNERGSGSGPPSTDLARVIKNVVAQLDTFAELNKVHVKLSVPNLLTLEMEEDELELLCSNLLVNALQHSKAGDVVQITGRSAGVWIELEIADEGSGIEAEFLPYIFDRFYRNDPSRSRRTGGTGLGLAICKAIVNKANGTIEITSKSGSGTNAVVRLRIERNSTDWVPVKELLKETVLNEKTLPEGYQ; encoded by the coding sequence ATGCTCGATGGCACCGAGATCAACCTGCCCAGTGAGGATATCTATGAAGTGTGGGACGAAAACGGCCGTGTTTTAGGACATTCGCCTGGCTGGGAGGCCCCCCCTGGCTCCAATATGTTTGACACACAGCCGAAGCAGTTTGAAAGGATCCGCGTTGGAGGCGAACGGTATCGAACGATTCGAATCAACGGGCTCCGAATTGTCGATCCAGGAGAGAAGAGCGGCGGGGTGAAGCGGCGCGTAACAATCGTCTATGGTGCCCCGACCAGACATGTGTGGGAAGCCGTACAGAATGCATTCTTATTTTACGGGATTACGAGTTTATTCCTCGTTGTTATTACCGGACTAGGGATGTCCTGGTTGCTTCGCAGAGGACTTGCGCCTCTTGACGAACTTGCCAAACAGGCTTCGGGTCTATCGGTTCATTCATGGCAGTTTTCACCGTCTGCTCGGATTCGTGACACGACAGAACTGGCGCCTCTCGCGACAGCGCTCGAAACTGCGATGAAGGGGCTCGAACGATCCTTCACACAACAACGTCAGTTTGTAAACGACGCTGCTCACGAGCTGAAGACAGCTGTTGCCGTGATCAAGTCGTCTGTTCAATTATTGAACATGAAACCACGATCCGTAGAGGAGTACCATGCAGGACTCGAACGGTGCCAGACCGACTGCCAACGCATGGAAGGGATCGTAGCCAAAATGCTAACTCTTGCTCGCGTCGAGAGCTCGCCAAATGAGAGGGGCAGTGGCTCCGGCCCTCCTTCGACAGATCTGGCTCGAGTCATCAAGAACGTCGTGGCACAGCTCGATACGTTTGCCGAGCTCAACAAGGTACATGTAAAGCTCTCGGTTCCCAATCTTCTGACCTTGGAGATGGAGGAGGACGAGTTGGAGCTGCTCTGTTCCAATCTATTGGTGAATGCACTGCAGCACAGCAAAGCCGGGGACGTCGTGCAAATAACCGGCAGATCAGCAGGAGTATGGATTGAGCTGGAGATTGCTGATGAGGGCAGTGGCATTGAAGCAGAGTTTCTACCGTACATTTTTGATCGCTTTTATCGTAACGACCCGTCTCGAAGTCGCCGCACGGGTGGAACGGGTCTGGGCCTCGCCATCTGTAAAGCCATTGTCAATAAGGCGAATGGCACGATCGAAATCACAAGTAAGTCAGGCTCAGGAACGAATGCGGTCGTCCGACTACGCATTGAACGCAATTCTACAGATTGGGTACCCGTAAAAGAACTTTTGAAAGAGACCGTATTGAACGAAAAGACTCTTCCTGAAGGTTACCAATAA
- a CDS encoding response regulator transcription factor, which produces MRILLVEDEVRLAENVAAALRDTPGFAVDCALDGQMGASLASNRCYDLIILDLMLPLLDGQGVLKKLRAERDLTPVLILTARGEATSIIELLNAGADDYLAKPFDLGELIARSKALIRRGKGVAHPILSLSDVELDTLQQTVRRAGLAIDLTPTEYHILEYLMHRPKVIVSKRELLEHLYDYNWEHHSNVIEAHVSNLRRKLDSGATEPSIETLRGRGYRLSLKEQANG; this is translated from the coding sequence ATGCGTATTCTCCTTGTAGAAGACGAGGTGAGGTTAGCGGAGAATGTGGCCGCAGCTCTTCGTGACACTCCTGGCTTCGCCGTTGACTGCGCTTTGGATGGCCAGATGGGTGCATCTCTGGCGAGTAATCGTTGCTACGACCTCATCATCCTGGACTTGATGCTTCCCCTGTTGGATGGTCAAGGCGTTCTGAAGAAGCTTCGAGCCGAGCGCGATCTGACCCCAGTGCTAATTCTCACCGCACGTGGTGAAGCGACCTCGATTATCGAACTCCTTAATGCAGGGGCCGATGACTACCTTGCCAAGCCGTTCGATCTTGGCGAGTTGATTGCGCGCTCGAAGGCGCTCATACGACGAGGTAAGGGCGTCGCACATCCCATTTTGAGTCTTTCGGATGTTGAACTCGACACTCTTCAACAGACAGTTCGGCGCGCCGGGCTTGCGATTGATCTCACGCCTACGGAATATCACATCCTCGAATATCTGATGCATCGGCCGAAGGTGATTGTCTCCAAACGCGAACTGCTCGAACATCTGTATGACTACAACTGGGAGCACCATTCGAACGTCATTGAAGCGCACGTTTCCAATCTGCGCCGAAAACTGGACTCAGGTGCAACGGAGCCAAGCATTGAAACCCTTCGCGGGCGCGGATACCGGCTATCTCTCAAGGAGCAGGCAAACGGATGA
- the queG gene encoding tRNA epoxyqueuosine(34) reductase QueG, with product MHSTGLCHLSAFFYFISGEPIAASLGRRIYPESNRHAGFGWGVGNLQSEYWTPELELWLRELAIASGFDTAGVAPVIAANSDIDGDRVDAERFTKWISAGRAGEMEYLKRRNEQGVLLRSDVQVAMPWAQSVIVCALNYNAPGPLSIDDASPDTGWIARYAWSGRSKGEDVDELAPTDYHEELLGRLRKVETELHKRFACQTRCYVDTGPLVERAAAAKAGIGWIGKNTCVIDQKLGSWLLLGVIVTSVPVAFDLKRHVAADRCGSCTRCIDACPTDALVAPREMDASRCIAYLTIEKKGSIAEELRAPMGRQIFGCDICQDVCPWNRRAPVSFHDGMLARNQLINPGLEWLAGMDAAEFKRWFKGSPLERTRRKRLHRNVAIAMGNSGEDRFIDQLKHWSEGEDPALAESAEWALRRIQKPHRS from the coding sequence GTGCATTCAACCGGGCTCTGCCACCTCTCCGCGTTCTTCTATTTTATCTCAGGAGAGCCCATTGCGGCTTCGCTCGGTCGACGGATTTATCCTGAAAGCAACCGACACGCAGGCTTCGGCTGGGGAGTAGGGAATTTGCAGAGTGAATACTGGACACCCGAGCTTGAGTTGTGGCTGCGCGAACTGGCCATAGCATCTGGTTTTGACACTGCCGGGGTGGCCCCTGTCATTGCTGCTAACTCAGACATCGACGGCGACCGCGTCGATGCAGAGAGATTTACCAAATGGATATCCGCCGGCAGAGCAGGCGAGATGGAGTATCTGAAGCGCCGCAACGAGCAGGGAGTGTTGCTGCGGAGCGACGTGCAGGTAGCGATGCCGTGGGCGCAGTCAGTCATCGTTTGTGCGCTGAACTACAACGCGCCAGGGCCACTCTCTATCGACGACGCTTCTCCCGATACAGGCTGGATCGCTCGCTATGCCTGGAGCGGGCGAAGTAAAGGCGAGGATGTGGATGAACTCGCCCCCACTGACTATCACGAAGAGCTATTAGGCCGGTTGCGGAAGGTCGAGACGGAGTTGCACAAGCGGTTCGCCTGTCAGACGCGTTGCTACGTTGACACAGGCCCTCTCGTGGAGCGGGCAGCGGCTGCGAAGGCGGGGATTGGATGGATCGGCAAAAATACCTGCGTCATCGATCAGAAGCTCGGTTCATGGCTGCTCCTCGGTGTCATCGTTACTTCGGTGCCGGTAGCGTTCGACTTAAAACGCCACGTTGCAGCCGATCGTTGTGGAAGCTGCACGCGGTGCATCGACGCATGCCCCACCGATGCGTTGGTTGCTCCGCGCGAGATGGACGCCTCCCGCTGCATTGCGTACCTGACGATCGAAAAGAAAGGCAGTATCGCGGAAGAGCTGCGCGCACCTATGGGCCGCCAGATCTTCGGGTGTGATATCTGCCAGGACGTCTGCCCGTGGAACCGCCGCGCACCGGTCTCTTTCCACGACGGCATGCTGGCGCGAAATCAGCTCATCAATCCTGGGCTCGAATGGCTCGCCGGGATGGATGCAGCGGAGTTCAAGCGGTGGTTTAAGGGCTCACCTCTGGAGCGGACCCGGCGTAAGCGGCTTCATCGTAACGTCGCGATTGCAATGGGAAACAGTGGGGAAGACCGGTTCATCGACCAACTAAAGCACTGGAGCGAGGGTGAAGATCCCGCTCTGGCGGAGTCCGCGGAGTGGGCGCTAAGACGTATCCAGAAACCCCATAGATCCTAA
- a CDS encoding YihY/virulence factor BrkB family protein, with the protein MPSILPDKSANSVSPVADQPELPPKPIEEVAPVIPGYGLSAQIVALARYMARTEVHTYAFSVAANVILSLFPFIVLLLTLSRNVFHSRSMEEVVGDMMKNLLPVGQDFVMRNMQLLAHPHKGTQIFSLVMLLVTSTGVFLPLEVALNRVWGVRQNRSYLHNQVVSLGLAFAVGVLAMGSVASTASQQTILSWLFFGHTENAIYHFISYGFLRLSAGLAGILLFFLIYWVLPYRKVPARAVIPTAIVVGLLWQAAKVLYIKALPWLDFQSVYGPFYISVGLMMWAFLSGLLLLAGAHFSATRYTLRLARQAEREAANDAKSD; encoded by the coding sequence ATGCCCTCCATCTTGCCCGACAAGTCCGCAAACTCCGTCTCCCCCGTGGCAGATCAGCCGGAGCTGCCACCGAAGCCGATCGAAGAGGTCGCACCGGTCATCCCCGGTTACGGTTTATCCGCGCAGATCGTCGCGCTCGCTCGCTACATGGCTCGGACAGAGGTCCATACCTACGCATTCAGCGTTGCAGCCAACGTAATTCTCTCGCTATTTCCCTTCATCGTGCTGCTGCTCACGCTCAGTCGCAACGTCTTCCATTCACGGTCGATGGAGGAGGTCGTCGGCGACATGATGAAGAATCTCCTCCCCGTCGGGCAGGACTTCGTTATGCGCAACATGCAGCTTCTGGCCCATCCTCACAAGGGGACGCAGATATTTTCGCTCGTCATGCTACTGGTTACCTCGACCGGAGTATTTTTACCGTTGGAGGTCGCGTTGAACCGCGTCTGGGGCGTCCGGCAAAACCGTAGTTATCTTCACAATCAGGTCGTATCGCTGGGCCTCGCATTTGCGGTCGGCGTTCTTGCGATGGGCTCAGTCGCGTCCACGGCAAGCCAGCAAACGATCCTCTCGTGGCTCTTCTTCGGGCATACCGAGAACGCTATCTACCACTTCATCTCGTACGGCTTTCTCCGGTTGAGCGCCGGACTCGCCGGTATTCTCCTCTTTTTCCTCATCTATTGGGTGTTGCCCTATCGGAAGGTTCCGGCGCGTGCGGTCATTCCTACCGCGATCGTCGTTGGACTTCTGTGGCAGGCGGCGAAGGTCCTCTATATAAAGGCGCTTCCGTGGCTGGACTTTCAGTCGGTGTACGGTCCGTTTTATATTTCGGTAGGGCTGATGATGTGGGCATTCCTCTCCGGGTTGCTTTTACTGGCAGGCGCGCACTTTTCGGCTACGCGGTATACCTTGAGGCTTGCGCGTCAAGCAGAGCGGGAGGCGGCAAACGATGCAAAATCCGATTAG
- a CDS encoding PP2C family protein-serine/threonine phosphatase, whose translation MQNPISSDRPREPRSWRRRIPTGLAGAAFWLGVWFVVLFVRRWIPGAFGNFLGIMQLFVGLALVAVAVPLIWQLIRKHMLWSLRNKLVLTYLLIGLAPVVLFVTLVGVVAYVAAGQFAIHLADSRLQAELAQMSVENEHRAERIAQDLERQSPGSVEASTGVIAESERSIALELPRMKLHREMQAFLNGVPVKFDSGLRGKTPFGLPPWATELNGDHYSGLVLDGSDLFLVAVQQQRWKDGRIFSLMSSLPVDGPVLTIVAEGLGHASLLPVRAGNSSNEAKEDNSVAQADQRSLAASGSKPNGTGSIAQEKDSKATRRSWIVGGTEPPSVNVADVPVSFTSTLPITDWDSGRPDSVFFAVESRPSLLYNQLFGASLSGIVTNVLRIAIVSLCVIFAIIELLALWMAIRLSRTITASVADLYSATQHIDRGDLDYRIGVQRNDQLAELSRSFNTMAGSLKRLLEEQKEKERLQNEISIAQEVQANLFPLHAQGLDTLELHGVCRPARSVSGDYYDFLVFHEEAHSGMVNRRETGVGIAIGDISGKGISAALLMATLHSAVRAYRFASEELVYSESSVAGLMASREARGGDFDELFQSPGRILSLLNRHLYRSTQPEKYATLFLSHYDAGSAMMTYSNAGQLPPLVLSRDGSIRRLDKGGTVVGLMDGMHYEEDRFKMQPGDIMVAYSDGVTEPENDFGEFGEERLMEVVARYRDQPLHVISSQVMQALDAWIGADEQPDDITLVLARQV comes from the coding sequence ATGCAAAATCCGATTAGCTCTGACCGGCCGCGCGAGCCCAGGTCGTGGAGGAGACGGATTCCGACAGGATTAGCTGGAGCGGCATTCTGGCTCGGGGTATGGTTCGTCGTACTGTTTGTACGCCGGTGGATTCCCGGAGCCTTCGGGAACTTTCTTGGCATCATGCAACTCTTTGTCGGTCTTGCTCTCGTGGCCGTTGCAGTGCCATTGATCTGGCAGCTCATCCGGAAGCACATGCTCTGGAGCCTGCGTAACAAGCTGGTGCTGACTTACCTCCTGATCGGTCTCGCACCAGTAGTCCTGTTTGTGACGCTGGTAGGCGTGGTGGCCTATGTTGCCGCCGGTCAGTTTGCCATCCATCTTGCCGACTCGCGACTGCAGGCAGAACTGGCCCAGATGAGCGTCGAGAATGAACATCGTGCAGAGCGAATCGCTCAGGACCTGGAGCGTCAGTCCCCAGGTTCAGTAGAAGCTTCAACAGGCGTTATTGCCGAGAGCGAGCGGTCTATCGCGCTGGAGCTTCCGCGGATGAAGTTGCACCGCGAGATGCAGGCGTTCCTGAACGGAGTGCCGGTCAAGTTCGATTCTGGTCTGCGCGGCAAGACTCCGTTCGGATTGCCTCCCTGGGCAACGGAGTTGAACGGAGATCACTACTCTGGGTTGGTTCTCGATGGGAGTGACCTGTTCCTCGTTGCGGTCCAACAACAGCGGTGGAAGGATGGAAGGATCTTCAGCCTGATGTCCAGCCTGCCCGTAGATGGACCCGTTTTGACCATCGTTGCGGAGGGCCTGGGCCATGCAAGTCTGCTGCCGGTGCGTGCAGGAAACTCCTCGAACGAAGCGAAAGAGGATAACTCAGTAGCTCAAGCTGATCAACGCAGTCTGGCGGCAAGCGGTTCAAAGCCAAACGGCACAGGATCCATTGCCCAAGAGAAGGACTCAAAGGCCACACGACGATCCTGGATCGTCGGTGGTACGGAGCCACCTTCGGTCAATGTGGCGGACGTGCCCGTGAGCTTTACTTCGACGTTGCCGATCACGGATTGGGATTCCGGCAGACCGGACAGCGTCTTCTTTGCCGTCGAATCGCGCCCCTCACTGCTATACAACCAGTTATTCGGAGCATCCCTCAGCGGAATTGTGACGAACGTGCTGCGCATAGCCATCGTATCGTTGTGCGTCATCTTCGCGATCATCGAACTGCTCGCGCTTTGGATGGCAATACGACTAAGCCGCACCATCACCGCGTCCGTGGCGGATCTTTACAGCGCAACGCAGCACATCGACCGCGGCGATCTCGACTATCGCATCGGCGTTCAGCGTAACGATCAGCTTGCAGAGTTGAGCCGGTCGTTCAACACGATGGCAGGATCACTTAAGAGGCTCCTGGAAGAACAGAAAGAGAAGGAGCGGCTGCAGAACGAGATCTCAATCGCACAAGAGGTCCAGGCAAACCTCTTTCCTCTGCACGCCCAGGGCCTGGACACGCTTGAACTGCACGGAGTCTGCCGCCCGGCGCGCTCGGTCAGCGGCGACTACTACGATTTTCTCGTCTTCCACGAAGAGGCGCATTCGGGCATGGTCAACCGTCGGGAGACTGGTGTCGGCATCGCGATCGGCGACATCAGTGGGAAGGGAATCTCTGCGGCTCTACTGATGGCGACGCTGCACTCAGCTGTTCGCGCCTACCGCTTTGCCAGCGAAGAGCTTGTCTACAGCGAATCTAGCGTGGCCGGATTAATGGCGAGCAGAGAAGCTCGCGGCGGTGACTTCGATGAGCTGTTTCAATCTCCAGGCCGCATCTTATCGTTGCTCAATCGCCATCTCTACCGAAGCACGCAGCCGGAAAAATACGCAACCCTGTTCCTCTCCCACTATGACGCAGGCTCGGCAATGATGACCTACTCGAATGCGGGGCAGTTGCCGCCCCTGGTGCTGAGCAGGGACGGAAGTATCCGCAGACTGGACAAGGGCGGAACAGTCGTCGGCCTCATGGACGGCATGCATTACGAAGAAGACCGCTTCAAGATGCAACCCGGCGACATCATGGTCGCCTACTCAGACGGCGTTACTGAGCCGGAGAACGACTTCGGCGAGTTCGGCGAGGAACGGTTGATGGAGGTGGTCGCCCGGTACCGCGATCAGCCCCTGCATGTCATCTCCAGCCAGGTGATGCAGGCGCTCGATGCGTGGATCGGAGCCGATGAACAGCCGGACGACATCACCCTGGTACTAGCGCGGCAGGTCTGA